From Candidatus Thorarchaeota archaeon:
TTTACATCACGGGAACCCACACATTGTACAAATGCGATATTCTCAGGTTCCCGTCCATCAGACGGCCGCATAACGACTCCTTTAGTAGGCCCGCTGGCAGAAACCATTCGTTCGTATTCTAGTGCACTTACAACATTAGGTAGTCTGCCATAACCATACTCAGGAACACTAGCTGGGTCGAGAAGCTGGTAACCCGTTGCGAGTATGATGGCTCCAGCATTGATTTCGATTTCTTCATCGGCTAAATCAAAATTGATTGCCTCAGCCTTACACGTCCGTGCGCATGTCATGCATTGAATGCAATTGTCGATATCCACGGTAGCTACATTGGGAACAGCTTGTGAAAACGGTATGTAAACGGCCTTTCGTGTTTTCAACCCGAGGTCGTATTCATTGGGTACCTCAATTGGACACATACGCATACAATCCCCACAGCCAGTACATTTCTCAGCGTCAACTCTGCGCGTATGTTTGAGAATCTTAACTGTGAAATCGCCTTGTTCTCCTGAAACATCGGTAACCTCAGAATAAGCAAGAAGCTCAATATTGGGGTGGCGAGAAATATCAACCATCCACGGACCTTGTATACACATAGCACAATCGAGTGTGGGGAAAGTCTTGTCCAACTGTGCCATATGTCCGCCAATTGATGGTTCTTTCTCAACAAGATACACACTAGCGCCCATATCGGCTAAATCCAGTGCAGCTCTCATGCCTGCAATTCCGGCACCTATGATGACAACAGGTTTCGGGTCTGCCGTTCCCATATACTTTTTCACTCCAAGGAGTTATTCAGCCAGTTTATACCTAGATGATAAAAGGTTGGCTATCGAGCTGTTGTGGTGAATAGGTGTTTTTTCGCTTTCGCTAACGCGCCAAATGGAATTCCTTGGCAATAGTTAACGTACGACTTAATATTGCCCGGATAATCTCCCAGTGTTATGAAGGCAACGCGATTGTTCACCCGAATGTATGTGTCGCGACTTAAGCAGCAATCAAATCGGAAAACCAAATTGATTGACGATTTAAGTGATATAGAAGTAAAGGTGAAAATCTTCGAAAAGTCGGATTCATAGAATTGAACACCCGAATCTGTAGTTGTTCTTCCGAAGGAAAGAACGAGGGTTAAACACCTCGTCTATTGAAAACCGCAATAATCAGATTATTCTCGTAGCACTCTAGGTGCTAGAATCAACTGTCCAAATCTGAATTTCAGAGATAGAGGACGATTTGTAGCAAACTCAAGAGTTACTCGAGATTCACCCGGCCAGAGTCTTAGCATATTCCGTACAGCGTTCGTTGAGTAGACTCCCGAAATGCTTGTTCCATCCGTGTCTTCAGACTCTTGCGAGTTTTGGTTCTCTGATTTTTCCTCGCCAACGTATGTTAATGACAAGAGTCCACTACCTCGCCGAAGATGTTTCTCTTTTGTAGCCGAATCATGATCTTGGACAAGAACAAGCTCCGAGAAAGGAGGAGAAGCCCGTATCTGAAAATAATCAGAATCAATCATCTTCAGTGATGACTTCAGCTTCTTTGCAATCAGAGAGGATTCAATTGCGTGATCAAGGCTAGGAGATGATGCTTCATCAGCTGCCTCGAAAACAGGCAGAGTGGCACTGCCATTTTTCCACTCACACACTAATTCACGTTCGGATTTGGTCTTTTGTAGAGAGAATGTTAGTCTAGAATTGGCTTGGTCCACCAGCTCAGTAATTCGTTGAGCATCAATTGCAAAAAGGGCGCTTGGTTCGGTGATTTCATATTTATAGAAGAAGTCATGAGGGATTTCGATATCAACAAGGATTGTCTTGGCTAAATTGAGTTGCTTTATTGATAGACCAGCAGAAGTTACTTTCATGCAGATTTCATGACTTAGAATCTCATTCAAACCAGAAAACACTCGTTCTATCAAATCCACTTTATATCGTCCGGCGAGCCCGGCGACGAAGACTGTACTTTCAGCAGTTTTTGAAGATTGGACCTTCACGCTAAAGACCTCAATTACTCTCTTGAGTACGACAGTAATTAAGGGCCTATAGCCCAAAGGTTGTATTCAGCAATTCGTCACGCGAAAACTTCAAGCTTGCCCTTTACTGGAAACGGATCATCGGGTAATTCACTGTCTTCGCTTGAAACAGCCTCAGCCGCTTGTTTGCATATTTCCAAATCTGGGACGTCCACGCCCAATCGACGAAGCTCATCAACGGTATAATCGTTGATGTCAAAGCGCCAAACATTCTCATAGTTATCCCACCCTCTGTGAGATAACTCCCAGTCCATGGCCTTAATCAATTTGACAAGCTGCTTGTTGTATTCGGTACGAAGTGCAAACTTCGCTCCATACCCGTCACCGGGGTCTGCTACGAAAAGTTCGTAATCTACTTTTGTCATGGTAATGCATCCTACGGTATTCATTTGGCAATACAAAGGCATCGGTTTTTGATTTGCCCAGCGCCTAACCAGGAGTTAGGATTCTGCGTATTCTGATTTACATCAGAATCTGCGCCCAGTTGGGTTCACTCTTGCGCTGCATGTATTGGAGATGAGTATCCAGCCCGAAGTCGTCAGGTTCGTGGCCGAACGCAAGGGCAAGGAATTCGGACACATGCATCACATCGAACACGTATTCATCACCAAAGTGCTTCTGTATCTCCACCTGGCCAAGATCGAGCTGCAGTTGACAGAATGGGCAAGGTGTAACAATAAGGTCAGCACCACCCGCTTCCATAATACTATCGAATTTCTGCTTTGTGAAATCTAGTGCGACTTCAAGATCCGCTGTCCGAACTGCACCTCCAGCTCCACAACACATGAGTTCGTCCTTGTAGGGAACATACTCTGCGCCTGTGGTCTCACATAGGTCTCTAAAGATATGAGGGCGTTCGCTTTCGTCTTTTTGCTTGACAAGCTTTGGGCGCATCCAGTGGCAGCCAGGATGTAATGCGATTCTGACACCTTCAAAGGGCCTGCTCACTTTCTCTCGTATCTTCTCTAAGCCGGCAGTTTCGTAAAGCGCATCTACATAATGAGTAACTTCAATCGTTCCTTTGAACTCTCGGTCAATCTCTGCAAGATTCTTGTTCACCTTCTCTCGCAGGTCGTCATCCTCTTTGAGTTCGTGATTTGCTTCCCAGAGGCTGGCAAAACAGCCGTTGCAGCCAGTAGTTATTGGATGACCACTCTCCTCTGCAATGGTCAGGTTTCTAGCAGCAACCGTTGCCCAAGTTACACGGTCAAAGGAACCAAATACTCCAGGAGCAGGACAACAAGTTGCACCTTCCATATCCAGCAGCTTCATTCCCAAATCAGGGAAAATCAACCTCGTAGCCCGCTCTACACTTGGATATCTATGTGGAATAATACATCCAAGGAAGTGCATGAAGGCAGGTTCATCGCTCATCTTTTCAACCCTCCTTCTTCTTCTCTTCTTCTGCTTTCAGGAACTCCTCATATCCAATGAGTTTATCGAAACCACAGATTTCACTCAGTTTCTTGACCTCCTCCGCAGCCCATGGGTTGGCACTTGCATTCGGAGGAATAGGTTCCAATCCAACTTTCTCTCTCAGTTGTTGCCACATCTCTTTGTCAAGTGGAACAGCATGTCCAGTCTCGATAACCTTGACTGCAACCTTCTGATGGTTTGATAACATGTGCCCTTCCGCGACTGCAATATTTCTGATAGCCTTAATCACATCAGTGGGTTTCACATCTTGTGGACATCTATCAGTACAAGCGTAACAAGTCGTACAATACCATAGTTCGATAACTGAAACACATTCCTCTTTCAGACCAAGCAATGCTTTCCTAATGATGTCACGAACAAGATAGTTGGTCCTTGCTCCAGCAGGACAGCTACCACTGCATGTGCCACATTGATAGCAACTCTGGATGTTGGGACCGCCAGCTTTCTTTATCATATCAACGAAATCCATGTCAACTTCGTCGACATCTACAACAGAGTTTTCTTCAGAGGCTGTCAATCCATGCACCGACTGTGGAGCATTTAGAAGTATCAGCACATAAAACGGTTTTTACATGGTTGTTCGGAAGGACAAAATTCATCCAATCAGGGTGAGAACAAACATATGATGAGATGCCCTAACCACCAGAACAGGATAATATCCCAATCCATAGGCTATTGCCCAGAGTGCCTCGTAGAAGACTCCAAAGTAATAGGCCATAGCATGGAAAAGCATAGAAGATTACGCCAAGATGATGGATTAGTAGACGAGATACCATCCGACGGTCGGGTCGTGTGTGGGGAGTGTAGTAATCATTGCAGAATGAATGAGGGAGATACAGGATTCTGCCATCTTCGTCAAGTCAGAGATGGCAACATCGTTCATAGATATGGAGAGGCGGCTATCGTTCGCTGGTATTTTGATCCGCTCCCTACAAACTGTGTAGCCGATTGGGTTTGTCCTGTACGAAATCAGAGTAGCTATCAGTGGAATTCGGAACTCAAGAACCTCGCAGTATTCTACGGATCTTGTAATTCGGATTGCCTATTCTGTCAGAATACGAGTTATCGCCGAATGATGGCTCAAGGGAAGCCGCTCATGACGCCCCGGGAATTGGCCGGTGTAGCCGACGAGAAGACAGCTTGTGTCTGTTACTTCGGAGGAGATCCTTCTTGTAATGCAAGGCATTCCATAACAACTTCACGTCTACTAAATGAAAGCCGACAAGTTCGGGTCTGTTATGAGACAAATGGCAAGATTTCTCGGAAATACCTGGATGAAATAGCGGATATCGTGCTTGAAAGCGGTGGTACCATCAAGTTTGACTTGAAATCTATGACATCTCAAGTCTACCAAGCTCTAACTGATACCCCTAATGACCATGTAATACGTAATTTTCGCATTCTTGCAGAAAGGGGAATACAAAGCAAAAATACGTTCCTTGTAGCCAGCATTCTGCTCATACCAGGATATATTGGACTTGACGAAGTCAGGCTACTTTGTAGTTTCATATCTGAGTGCGATTCTTCAATCCCAACGGCCCTACTTGGATTTCAACCTCATCATGCAATGTCCGATTTACCAAGAACAAGCAGAAAACACGCAGAAGCGGCAAAGAAGATAGCTCAGGAAGAAGGATTGACAAATGTCAGGCTTGGTAACAGAGGGTTGCTCTCACTGGCAGAGTATAACTATCAGTAGAGCGGAGTTGAGTTTCTGTTCCTACTTCTGAATCCTTATAACAATTGAGCAGAGATGCTGTGCATCACTATCCGTTCAGAGGTTATCTGATGGCAGACATCAATCGTGATACCATACGCTCAGAGAATGTAGACATAGGATTTATTCAAGAGGTGGTTGATGCAGGGGCTAATCGAATCAGAACCTGTATGCAGTGTGGTACATGCTCCAGTGTCTGCCCGAGTGGAAGAAGAACGGCTTTCAGAACACGCGAAATCATCCGGAAAGCTCTCCTAGGTTTGAAAGATGAAGTATTGAGTAGTCCTGATCTGTGGCTATGCACAACTTGTCTTACGTGTCTTGAACGCTGTCCAAGACAAATCAAAGTAACAGATGCTATCATTATCATGAGGAATATGGCAGTCGATGAAGGATACATGCTACCAAGCCACCGGAAAGCCTCAAAGAAACTCCTTGAAACAGGTCATGCGGTACCACTCGATGAAGCTAATCAGGAAATGAGGAAGGAGCTCGGAATTCCAGAAATACCACCTACAGTACATCAACATGAAGATGCTCTCGAAGATGTCAAGAAAATAATGAAACGTACAGATTTTCAGAAGCTGATTGAGGGGCAAGAATCGGAGGAGAAAGAATAGTGTCTGATACTAAACGACGATATAGTTTCTTCTTAGGTTGTGTAATGCCAAATCGATTTCCAAATGTAGAGAAGAGCATACGCACAGTCCTTCCGAAGCTTGGAATTGAATTGGAAGAACTAGAGGGAGCCAGTTGTTGTCCTGCCCCGGGAGTCATTCGTTCCTTCGATGAACCCACATGGCTTGCTTTGTCAACACGGAACTTGGCCTTGGCGGAGCAAACGGGACACGATCTGGTTACGGGTTGCAATGGTTGCTACGGAACTTTCAAAGAAGCACTAGCTGAATTGGAACAACATCCAGAAAGGCTCGATGAAGTGAAGAAAGTTTTCCGAGGTATGGGAATAGACTTCGAGGGAAATGTAGCTGCAAAGCACATTATAGAAGTTATCAACGAACTGGGACTTGAAGAAGTGAAGAACGCCGTTAAGCGATCTTTAGAAGGTATCAAAGTAGCTGCTCACTATGGTTGTCATCTATTGAAGCCAAGCAAGAATAGGCCGTGGGAGAAAACTCAACGACATACATTCTTGGATGAGTTGATTGAAGTAACTGGTGCAGAGCCTGTCAAGTATCGTGACAAAGATATGTGCTGTGGGGCAGGAGGAGGTGTCAGAGGAAGCCAGGTTGTAGTCAGCGTGGATATGGCCAAGGAGAAAATAGACAATATGCTAGCGGCTGAAGCAGACTGTGTAGTAAATGTATGTTCGTTCTGTCATCTGCAATTTGAGGTTTCCCAAGCTCAGCTGAATAAGGAGCTCGAAGAGAAGAAATACAAGTTGCCGGTTCTCTACTATACTCAACTACTTGGATTAGCCATGGGTTTAGAGCCAGAGAAGCTTGGGCTTAACAAACATGTAGTCAATACACAACCACTCATCGACAAGATACTTGGTTGATTACTAAATTCTCGTTTTCGCAACATAGTAGACTCCAACAGCAAGGAAAGCGCTGGCTACGATAATTACTGCAATCATAGCTCCGATTCGAGGCGATAATGTAGGTAGGGCGGTAGTCGTAGTAGTTTCAGTAGTTGTAGTCGTCGTGGTAGTGGTTGAAGGAGGTGTGTAGATATCCCCTGCCGTGAATGTACTGTCAGATTGATCCGATACTATGTAGATTCCATCAGTTGCCCGGACCTGAATTTTGTACGTGGTCAAATTGAGGAAACCAGTGCAGTTCCACTCGAACCATGTTCTGTTCAAACCTGCACCAAGTAATTGGTAGGTTTTGCCCCCATCTGCTGAGAGAAGCACTTCGAATGTGAGGTTCTCTTCCAGATTATTGTCCGAAGCTATCCACGTAACATTGTTGGTTCCTGCCCAGACCTCGCCGCCGTTAGGCTGCTCCAA
This genomic window contains:
- the hdrB gene encoding CoB--CoM heterodisulfide reductase subunit B; protein product: MHFLGCIIPHRYPSVERATRLIFPDLGMKLLDMEGATCCPAPGVFGSFDRVTWATVAARNLTIAEESGHPITTGCNGCFASLWEANHELKEDDDLREKVNKNLAEIDREFKGTIEVTHYVDALYETAGLEKIREKVSRPFEGVRIALHPGCHWMRPKLVKQKDESERPHIFRDLCETTGAEYVPYKDELMCCGAGGAVRTADLEVALDFTKQKFDSIMEAGGADLIVTPCPFCQLQLDLGQVEIQKHFGDEYVFDVMHVSEFLALAFGHEPDDFGLDTHLQYMQRKSEPNWAQILM
- the hdrC gene encoding CoB--CoM heterodisulfide reductase subunit C, which translates into the protein MDFVDMIKKAGGPNIQSCYQCGTCSGSCPAGARTNYLVRDIIRKALLGLKEECVSVIELWYCTTCYACTDRCPQDVKPTDVIKAIRNIAVAEGHMLSNHQKVAVKVIETGHAVPLDKEMWQQLREKVGLEPIPPNASANPWAAEEVKKLSEICGFDKLIGYEEFLKAEEEKKKEG
- a CDS encoding radical SAM protein, which encodes MMRCPNHQNRIISQSIGYCPECLVEDSKVIGHSMEKHRRLRQDDGLVDEIPSDGRVVCGECSNHCRMNEGDTGFCHLRQVRDGNIVHRYGEAAIVRWYFDPLPTNCVADWVCPVRNQSSYQWNSELKNLAVFYGSCNSDCLFCQNTSYRRMMAQGKPLMTPRELAGVADEKTACVCYFGGDPSCNARHSITTSRLLNESRQVRVCYETNGKISRKYLDEIADIVLESGGTIKFDLKSMTSQVYQALTDTPNDHVIRNFRILAERGIQSKNTFLVASILLIPGYIGLDEVRLLCSFISECDSSIPTALLGFQPHHAMSDLPRTSRKHAEAAKKIAQEEGLTNVRLGNRGLLSLAEYNYQ
- the hdrC gene encoding CoB--CoM heterodisulfide reductase subunit C — its product is MADINRDTIRSENVDIGFIQEVVDAGANRIRTCMQCGTCSSVCPSGRRTAFRTREIIRKALLGLKDEVLSSPDLWLCTTCLTCLERCPRQIKVTDAIIIMRNMAVDEGYMLPSHRKASKKLLETGHAVPLDEANQEMRKELGIPEIPPTVHQHEDALEDVKKIMKRTDFQKLIEGQESEEKE
- the hdrB gene encoding CoB--CoM heterodisulfide reductase subunit B, whose amino-acid sequence is MPNRFPNVEKSIRTVLPKLGIELEELEGASCCPAPGVIRSFDEPTWLALSTRNLALAEQTGHDLVTGCNGCYGTFKEALAELEQHPERLDEVKKVFRGMGIDFEGNVAAKHIIEVINELGLEEVKNAVKRSLEGIKVAAHYGCHLLKPSKNRPWEKTQRHTFLDELIEVTGAEPVKYRDKDMCCGAGGGVRGSQVVVSVDMAKEKIDNMLAAEADCVVNVCSFCHLQFEVSQAQLNKELEEKKYKLPVLYYTQLLGLAMGLEPEKLGLNKHVVNTQPLIDKILG